In uncultured Desulfobacter sp., one DNA window encodes the following:
- the pstB gene encoding phosphate ABC transporter ATP-binding protein PstB, translating to MEALKEIDANAPYENDLPADVALDCKAEQIFYGDFLAVRDSHVPIKRNQITGFIGPSGCGKSTVLKSINRMNDLIRGFRFIGDVHFHGINIYDSNIDPVSVRRNIGMVFQQPNPFSMSIFDNVAFGLRLNRYKGNMHEMVEKALRGAALWKEVKDKLKNNGLSLSGGQQQRLCIARAIATEPRVLLMDEPCSALDPIATRQIEELMVDLKKQFTVAIVTHNMQQAVRVADQTAFFSVDISKGGRTGYLVEMGPTKELFENPQEDLTKEYLHGEFS from the coding sequence ATGGAAGCATTAAAAGAAATTGATGCAAACGCCCCCTATGAAAACGACCTGCCTGCGGACGTTGCATTGGATTGCAAAGCCGAGCAGATTTTTTACGGTGATTTCCTTGCTGTCCGGGATAGTCATGTACCCATAAAAAGGAACCAGATCACCGGCTTTATCGGGCCTTCCGGCTGCGGTAAAAGTACGGTGCTCAAAAGTATAAACCGTATGAACGACCTGATCCGGGGATTCCGGTTTATTGGTGATGTCCATTTCCATGGCATCAATATCTATGACAGCAATATAGACCCTGTGTCGGTTCGCCGGAATATCGGCATGGTGTTTCAGCAGCCCAACCCGTTTTCAATGTCCATATTTGACAACGTGGCCTTTGGCCTGCGCCTGAACCGGTATAAAGGAAACATGCACGAAATGGTGGAAAAGGCGCTTAGAGGAGCGGCCTTGTGGAAAGAGGTAAAGGATAAACTTAAAAACAACGGTCTGTCCCTTTCCGGCGGGCAGCAGCAGCGTTTATGCATTGCAAGAGCCATTGCCACAGAACCCCGGGTTCTTCTCATGGACGAACCCTGCTCCGCACTGGATCCTATTGCCACCCGGCAGATTGAAGAGCTGATGGTGGATTTAAAAAAACAGTTCACCGTTGCCATTGTAACCCACAATATGCAACAGGCGGTCCGTGTGGCTGATCAGACCGCCTTTTTTTCCGTGGATATCTCCAAGGGCGGCCGTACCGGCTACCTTGTCGAAATGGGCCCCACCAAAGAACTGTTTGAAAATCCCCAGGAAGATTTGACCAAAGAGTACCTGCACGGCGAGTTCTCCTGA
- a CDS encoding radical SAM protein, with protein MDMAAQIHQTRKAFPDFYHAMHWLSPGAARAAEAMRQELLDEISTHNQAKWEFAGTKLYTRALSPGCSLCGQGTWSCLFINGICNARCFYCPSEQKDPGPPMTSSIEFERPKDYADYAKKFGIRGVAFSGGEPMINFDRIPPFLDVLGRDVPDLSHIWMYTNGTLVTTDRLKILRDNGLKEIRFDLSAVDYAVDNLKKAVGIIPIVTVEIPAIPEDMEKTKPLLRKLADLGVNYLNLHQIRCTHFNLPKLIRRGYTFLHGPGVAVLETELAALELIRHSLDNDIDLPINYCAFTYRQQSQKAAARNRNAAFIKKGWEDITPTGFIRNMVLSGDLELVENISKEIEKKGTKGKDWSVGKDGITIPRSLWPDSQDLSALTLTVKYNATALRAVSSMRYPHITVQLNENRQLIIEKDDRHQGIQITGPQIFAFAGKFLGLWEPLLNQTQPGLDPELEEKICRFENFSRGLAPYF; from the coding sequence ATGGACATGGCCGCTCAAATCCACCAAACCCGCAAAGCATTTCCGGACTTTTACCACGCCATGCACTGGCTCTCTCCCGGGGCAGCCAGGGCAGCTGAAGCCATGCGGCAAGAATTGCTTGATGAGATATCGACCCATAACCAGGCCAAGTGGGAATTTGCCGGGACTAAACTGTATACCCGTGCCCTTTCCCCGGGTTGCTCCCTGTGTGGACAAGGTACCTGGTCGTGCCTGTTCATAAACGGCATCTGCAATGCCCGATGTTTTTACTGCCCATCCGAACAAAAAGACCCGGGCCCACCAATGACAAGCTCAATTGAATTTGAACGGCCAAAGGATTATGCAGACTATGCCAAAAAATTTGGTATCCGGGGTGTGGCGTTTAGCGGCGGAGAACCCATGATCAATTTTGACCGGATTCCCCCTTTTTTAGATGTCCTTGGCCGGGATGTGCCTGATCTTTCTCATATATGGATGTATACCAACGGAACACTTGTTACCACAGACCGCCTGAAAATTCTCAGAGACAATGGGCTAAAGGAAATTCGTTTTGATTTGTCAGCCGTGGACTATGCCGTGGACAACTTGAAAAAGGCTGTTGGAATTATACCCATTGTGACGGTTGAAATTCCGGCGATTCCCGAGGATATGGAAAAAACTAAGCCCCTTCTCAGAAAACTTGCCGATTTGGGGGTAAATTACCTTAACCTTCACCAGATCCGGTGCACCCATTTTAATCTGCCGAAACTGATCCGGCGAGGCTATACCTTTTTGCATGGTCCCGGGGTGGCTGTTCTTGAGACCGAGCTTGCGGCTTTGGAACTTATCCGGCACAGCCTGGATAATGACATAGACCTGCCCATCAATTACTGTGCATTCACTTATCGTCAGCAGTCCCAGAAAGCTGCGGCAAGAAACCGCAATGCAGCTTTTATCAAAAAGGGATGGGAGGACATTACACCCACGGGGTTTATCAGGAACATGGTCCTTTCAGGCGACCTGGAACTGGTCGAAAATATTTCAAAAGAGATTGAAAAAAAAGGCACAAAAGGAAAAGACTGGTCCGTCGGCAAAGATGGTATCACCATCCCCCGGAGTCTGTGGCCCGACAGCCAGGATCTTTCCGCCTTGACTCTGACAGTCAAGTACAATGCCACGGCCTTGCGCGCAGTTTCGTCAATGCGTTACCCGCACATCACTGTTCAGCTGAATGAAAATAGGCAGCTTATCATTGAAAAGGACGACCGGCATCAGGGTATTCAAATTACCGGTCCGCAAATTTTTGCTTTTGCGGGAAAATTTCTGGGCCTTTGGGAACCTCTTCTCAACCAAACACAACCCGGCCTTGATCCAGAATTGGAGGAAAAAATTTGCCGTTTTGAAAATTTTTCCCGGGGGCTTGCCCCTTATTTTTAA
- the pstA gene encoding phosphate ABC transporter permease PstA: MSQTDLQLPQLERQPMEPRALKSIVLSAITIVCAVTACIPLFSVLFMLVYRGGKRLTFELFYSLPPGAFDAPGVGGFGNAILGTAFMVGIAGLISIPFGILAAVYLAEFDPHSKVSEIARFCAKTMTGLPSIIAGVFAYAIVVLTMGHYSAWAGGVALSLLMIPTVMLTAEEAIKMVPNPMREAAYGMGCTPAQSLVKIILPVAMPGIITGVVLAVARAAGETAPLLFTALFSESWLAPNDPTASLAVLIYNWSSSPYENLIELAWAASLILVVLVFVLNVVSRAIGGKTKL; this comes from the coding sequence ATGAGCCAAACCGATCTTCAATTACCGCAACTGGAACGTCAGCCCATGGAGCCAAGAGCGCTTAAGTCAATCGTTTTAAGCGCCATCACCATCGTTTGCGCAGTCACCGCCTGCATTCCTTTATTTTCAGTGCTTTTCATGCTGGTGTACCGTGGTGGTAAGCGGCTGACCTTTGAATTGTTTTATTCTTTGCCTCCGGGTGCATTTGACGCACCAGGTGTCGGCGGTTTTGGCAATGCCATTCTGGGTACCGCGTTTATGGTGGGTATTGCCGGTTTGATCAGCATACCTTTTGGTATCCTGGCAGCGGTTTATCTGGCAGAGTTTGACCCCCACAGTAAAGTTTCCGAGATAGCCAGATTCTGCGCAAAAACCATGACCGGTCTGCCGTCTATTATTGCCGGTGTTTTTGCCTATGCCATTGTTGTCCTTACCATGGGGCATTATTCAGCCTGGGCCGGGGGTGTCGCTCTTTCCCTGCTGATGATTCCCACCGTCATGCTCACCGCCGAAGAAGCCATTAAAATGGTGCCCAACCCCATGCGAGAAGCTGCCTACGGTATGGGATGCACCCCGGCCCAGAGCCTGGTTAAGATCATTTTGCCTGTTGCCATGCCGGGCATCATCACAGGCGTTGTTCTTGCCGTGGCCAGGGCTGCCGGAGAAACGGCACCGTTGCTGTTCACTGCCCTTTTTTCCGAGAGCTGGCTTGCCCCCAACGATCCCACGGCATCTTTGGCGGTGTTGATTTACAACTGGTCATCCAGCCCTTATGAAAATCTCATTGAACTGGCTTGGGCTGCATCGTTGATCCTTGTTGTGCTGGTATTTGTCCTTAATGTTGTCAGCCGCGCCATAGGCGGAAAGACCAAACTGTAA
- the pstC gene encoding phosphate ABC transporter permease subunit PstC: MADNEFLGNVGGRTLSKPPTPGDIFFDKAFRFLTHAFTWATIFLLAFIVYKVGGKALPAFPELGVKFLFTSTWDSSQNVYGILPQIWGTLYSSFLALILGGFFGITIAIFITQDFLPYKVEFALKNIIELLAAIPSVVYGLWGIYVLIPLIRPFTDFLHESLGWIPFFSTRLSGLGLFPAALVLSIMILPTVAAISQDAFKAIPHKTKEAAFGMGTTRWEAILRVMLPTASGGIFGALVLGFGRALGETMALAMLVGSMSTVTLSFFSPADTIAALLANTFPEADVGLETSALMYAACVLLLITLIVNVAGAVIVARTTPGGDAR, from the coding sequence ATGGCCGACAATGAATTTTTGGGTAATGTGGGTGGCAGAACATTATCCAAACCGCCCACCCCAGGTGATATTTTTTTTGACAAAGCATTCAGGTTCCTAACCCACGCCTTCACCTGGGCCACCATTTTTCTGCTGGCGTTCATCGTCTATAAGGTCGGCGGTAAAGCTTTGCCGGCGTTCCCTGAGTTAGGCGTTAAATTCCTGTTTACATCCACCTGGGATTCAAGCCAAAATGTGTACGGTATTCTTCCCCAAATTTGGGGCACTCTTTACAGTTCATTTCTTGCCCTTATTCTTGGTGGCTTTTTCGGAATCACAATTGCCATATTCATTACCCAGGATTTTCTTCCGTATAAAGTTGAATTTGCATTAAAAAATATTATTGAACTGCTTGCCGCCATCCCTAGTGTTGTTTACGGACTATGGGGCATTTATGTTCTAATCCCCCTGATCCGACCTTTTACCGATTTTTTGCACGAATCCCTGGGCTGGATTCCGTTTTTTTCCACCCGGCTTTCGGGCCTGGGCCTTTTTCCGGCAGCACTGGTGCTGTCTATTATGATCCTGCCCACGGTTGCAGCCATTTCTCAGGATGCCTTCAAAGCCATACCCCATAAAACCAAGGAAGCCGCCTTTGGTATGGGGACCACCCGCTGGGAGGCCATTTTGCGCGTTATGCTGCCCACAGCCTCCGGAGGGATTTTTGGTGCGCTTGTTCTGGGCTTTGGCCGGGCGCTTGGTGAAACCATGGCCCTTGCCATGCTGGTCGGCAGTATGTCTACAGTTACCCTCTCCTTTTTCTCTCCGGCAGACACTATTGCAGCCCTTCTGGCCAACACCTTTCCCGAAGCGGACGTAGGGCTTGAAACCAGCGCGCTGATGTATGCGGCTTGTGTACTGTTATTGATTACCCTGATTGTTAATGTTGCCGGTGCTGTTATTGTTGCCAGGACAACGCCGGGAGGAGACGCAAGATGA
- the pstS gene encoding phosphate ABC transporter substrate-binding protein PstS, whose translation MKLKSLLNVALSALLVASFMIVGSATASEIKITGAGASFPAPIYSEWFKALAKQNNGAIKVDYQSIGSGSGIKNFIGHTVDFGASDAAMKQSEIDQVPEGVQLLPMTAGEIVIAYNLPGIENLKLPRDVYPEIFLGKITKWNDAKIVAANPGVALPDTPITVVVRSDKSGTTFGFTGHLSAISSDFKSAVGQGKMVQWPAANMVKGKKNDGVASAIRQTPGAIGYTEYGFAKLTKLPTSCLENKAGKFVCPGPEGGAAALANAVLPENMIVFINDPAGDTSYPIATFTWMLFYKKNKSAELATALRSMVEYCLDEGQKIADKAGYIPLPESVVEKVRVASKNIQ comes from the coding sequence ATGAAACTTAAATCTTTACTTAATGTTGCCTTATCCGCTCTTCTCGTGGCATCCTTCATGATTGTGGGCTCTGCAACTGCAAGTGAAATCAAAATCACCGGCGCTGGCGCAAGCTTTCCTGCACCCATTTACAGCGAATGGTTTAAAGCCCTTGCTAAACAAAACAATGGCGCAATCAAAGTGGACTACCAGTCTATCGGTTCAGGTTCCGGTATCAAAAATTTTATCGGCCACACGGTTGACTTCGGTGCCAGTGACGCAGCCATGAAGCAAAGCGAAATTGATCAGGTTCCCGAGGGCGTTCAGCTGCTGCCCATGACCGCAGGCGAGATTGTTATTGCTTACAATTTGCCCGGCATTGAAAACCTTAAACTGCCCCGGGACGTATATCCCGAAATTTTCCTGGGCAAAATCACCAAATGGAATGATGCCAAGATCGTTGCTGCCAACCCCGGCGTAGCCTTGCCTGATACACCCATCACCGTTGTTGTCCGTTCTGACAAATCCGGTACCACCTTTGGTTTCACCGGACATTTAAGCGCTATCTCTTCTGATTTTAAATCTGCTGTAGGCCAGGGTAAAATGGTTCAGTGGCCTGCCGCCAACATGGTAAAAGGCAAAAAGAACGATGGGGTAGCCTCCGCCATCCGCCAGACTCCCGGCGCCATCGGTTATACCGAATACGGTTTTGCCAAACTGACCAAACTGCCCACTTCATGCCTTGAAAACAAAGCCGGCAAATTTGTGTGCCCCGGCCCTGAGGGTGGTGCTGCCGCTCTTGCCAACGCTGTTCTGCCTGAAAATATGATCGTGTTCATCAATGATCCGGCAGGCGATACATCCTACCCCATTGCAACCTTTACCTGGATGCTGTTCTACAAAAAGAACAAGAGTGCAGAATTGGCCACAGCGCTTCGCAGCATGGTTGAATACTGCCTGGATGAAGGACAGAAAATTGCTGACAAAGCCGGCTATATCCCCCTTCCTGAAAGTGTTGTAGAAAAAGTTAGAGTCGCTTCTAAGAACATTCAGTAA